ATGATGCTGGTCTGGAGCGTGGCCTCGTCCCTGCGCATCCGCCACCGAAACCTGGCCGACGGGGTCCCGCCCAGGGCGCCCGGGCCGGTGGCCGAGCTCCACGCCACCGTCCTCGGGGTCGCCATCCCGGCGGTGGCCGCCTACCTGGCGAGCTACCTCGTCTGGTTCAAGGACCACCAGTGGTCGCCGTCGGCCTTCTACCGGTTGACCAACAGCATGTGGCAGTTCAACGTCACCCTCCACGCCAAGCACCCCTATGCCTCCAAGATGTGGACGTGGCCGCTCGTCATCCGGCCGGTGGCGTACTACTTCCAGCAGGTGACCGTCCATGGGGTCCTGAAGAACGAGCACATCCTGGCCTTCGGCAACCCCGCCACCTGGTGGGCGTCGATCGCCGTCTTCGTCTACCTGGTCATCCGGGCGGTGCGGCGGAAGTACGGGGCGGAGCGCCTGATCCTGAACGGGTGGCTGTTCGCCTACGTGCCCTGGATCGCCGCTTCCCGCACGTCGTTCTTCTTCTACATGACGCCGGTGGTGCCGTTCATGATGCTGGGGCTCACGGATGCGCTCCTGGACTTCGCCCGCTGGGCCCGCCGGGCGGCGCCGGCGCACGCCGAGGAGCCCCACCACCGGGCACTGGCGGCCCGACTCCTCGACCGCTGGGGAGCGGGCGTGGTCACCCTCTACGTGGTGGCGGCCTGCGGCGTGGCGCTTTGGTTCTGGTACCCGGTGATCACCGGCGTGGCCATCCCGGTCCCCTGGTGGCAGATGCGGATGCTGTTCAACCGCTGGATCTGAGCCCCGGGGGCTCTACACCTGGGCCCGCCGGCAGTCGGCTGTTTACCGCTTGCGGGCGTACTTGCCCATCAGCTGCGCCTGGCCCAACACCTTGCCGGACAGGGCGTAGGGGACGTCGTCCCGGGGGCTGGCGCCCTCGCCGAGCCCGCTCGGCTCCTTGATCGCCAGCAGCGTGAAGATGAAGCGGTGGTACCGGCCGACCGGCGGGCACGGGCCGGCGTAGTCGATGCGGCCGTAGTCGTTCTTGCCGCACACCGCCCCGGCCGGGGCTTTCCCATCGAGGATGCCCTCGGCGGCGGGGTCGATCCCGAAGACCGCCCACTGCACCAGGGTGCCGCCCGGGCTGTCGGAGTCCTCGAACAGCAGGACCAGCTCGGCTGTCCCTTCGGGGAGGTCGGACCAGGTGAGGACCGGGGGGACGTTGTCGCCGTCGCAGGTGCACCGGGCGGGGAAGTTGCCGCCGTGGGTGTACTCGGAGCTTGTGAGCGTGAGGGCCATACCGCCGGATGCTACCAGCAGCCAGCGGATACACCGGCGGGGTGGGGAGGTGGGGCCTGCCTGGGGGCCGCCACCTCCCGCCGCCCGCCGCGAACTGGCGCACGCCCGGCCTCCGATCCGGGCAGGTCGAACCGGGGGGGACAACCCCCCTGGTGGTGGGTGGTGCACGGGGGACCGCCTACGCGGTCAGGTACGGGTCGATCAACACGCCCAGCTGCAGGGTGAGCATCTGCATCCAGGCCTTGCCGACGCCCGCCAGGGCTCCCGGGTCGCCCAGCTCCCCGAAGGTCGCCGCCCCCTCCGGCGACAGGGCGATGGTGTTGAGCGCGGTCATCACCCGCATCTCCACCCACCCCATGAGGGCGATGGTGAGCTGCGGCGGGATCTCGACCGTCGGGTGCGTGCCGCCCCCCGTCACGTGGGCGTTGGCCACCTTGCGCAGGTAGTCGCCGAACTCGCCTTTGGACTGGTAGGGGTCCGCCGATGTCCGGATCCACCACGCCTTCAGCGTCTGCTTGCGCTGGGCGAGGTGGTCGGACTCCGAGAAGAAGCCCGCCGACTCCGGGCGGCTCAACAGGTAGCTGTACGCCAGCGAGATCACCCCACTGGCCGCCGGGGCCAGCAGCGCCCCGGTCTCGCCCAGGATGCGGCCCTCCGCCATGCCGAAACCGGCGAGTTCAGCGAACGGGTGCAGCGCCGCCTGGTGCTCGAGGGTGTAGTCCTTCGGCCCGGCCGGGTGATCGTCCAGGACGGGCTCGAGCATGATCCCGAGCTGCAGCATCAGCTGGTCCATCCAGATCCCGCCGACGCCCGACAGCGTGACGGTGTCGCTCACGTCGCCGAGGTAGGTGAGGATCTGGCCCTCCAGCCAGGCGATCATCCCGACCAGCATCTGGGGCGGGATGGCCGCGGAAAGCCCGGGGAGCGTCGTCCCGCCGCCGACGTGGGTCAGACCCCGGAGGGAGTCGGCGAAGGACTCGTCGAACGGTCCGGTGCTGGAGTGGGTCAACCACTCCTCGATCGCGTCCAGATCGACGCTGAGCCCCTCGATGCCCATCTTCGGGAACTGCCGACGGACGTAGCGGGCGATGGCCTCGGCGATCGATTCGGTGAACACCTCGAGGTCCGAGCCGACCTCGGCCAGCATCGTGGCCTCGCCCGGGCCGAAGTTGGCGAAGTCGGCCAGGGGGTGGAACCCCGGGGTCACCAGGGGCGCCGCCGGGATGAGGGCGGCGAACCCCGTCGGCGCTGGCGGCACCTCAGGAGTCATGCGGGTGCGGAAGGCTTGTGCCATGGCGGGAACTCCCTTCTGGCGAGGGGCACACGTGTGCCCCCGCCGTTGTGCTGGGACCGGTCCCGCAGTAAGCTGATTGCCAGTCGGGGCTGCCCTGCGGGGCCGGCCTAGATTGCGAAGGGTCCGTCTGGCCGGGCGGACCCTTCTCCATCTCGTCACCGCCAGCCTAGGGACCGGGAGTTACAGCCCGGTTACCGCACGGTGAATCCTGTGCGACAACTCTGCGTTCCCCCGGGCTGCCCGGGGCTGCCCGTGCGGGCCACCCGCGGGGCTCCGGGCGGGCTATCTGCGCCCGCGAATGGGTGATCGAGCGCCTCGGGTGCCCGGCCGATCCACCAAGAGACATGAACGCCAAGCGGCTCGCGCCGATGGTGATGGTGCTGGGTGGCATCGGCTGGGTGCTGGGGCACGCAGTGCTGCCGGCGGTCGCCCAGGCCGCCCCCGCTCCGCCCGCCTCCTGCTTCGTTGCCGCCATCAACAGCGCCCGGGCAGAGGCCGGCCTCCCCGGCCTCGCCACCGATCCCGGCGTTGGGGCCACGGCCGCCGCCCACTCCACCGAGATGGCCGCCGCAGGTGACATCTTCCACAACCCCGACCTCGCCCATGCCATGCCCAGGGGGTGGGCCGAGGCGGGCGAGAACGTCGGCATGGGGCCGAGCTGCGCCACCGTCGCCACCGCGCTCTTCCGCTCCCCGGAGCACCGGGCCAACATCCTCGACTCCACCTTCAGC
This genomic window from Actinomycetota bacterium contains:
- a CDS encoding phospholipid carrier-dependent glycosyltransferase; its protein translation is MRGSPSAEESEAPEAPPGEPTGSAPPAPWDVAFDELPDAAPSLAPPRAAPWRRAPAWARIDWLLLGVITVLGGVLRFVRLSFPHAIVFDETYYAKDACLYLNRGMAFCKTAQATEQSYVHPPLGKWMIAIGERLFGYNSFGWRFMPAVCGTAMVVIVFCIGRKLFGRWGAALAGLLVATDFLLIAQSRIATLDIFVAFWVALGFLFVVRERERILTLKERGEGRLDLRWRVAAGLCFGAAAACKWSGVYSLAGAGLMMLVWSVASSLRIRHRNLADGVPPRAPGPVAELHATVLGVAIPAVAAYLASYLVWFKDHQWSPSAFYRLTNSMWQFNVTLHAKHPYASKMWTWPLVIRPVAYYFQQVTVHGVLKNEHILAFGNPATWWASIAVFVYLVIRAVRRKYGAERLILNGWLFAYVPWIAASRTSFFFYMTPVVPFMMLGLTDALLDFARWARRAAPAHAEEPHHRALAARLLDRWGAGVVTLYVVAACGVALWFWYPVITGVAIPVPWWQMRMLFNRWI
- a CDS encoding YbhB/YbcL family Raf kinase inhibitor-like protein, translating into MALTLTSSEYTHGGNFPARCTCDGDNVPPVLTWSDLPEGTAELVLLFEDSDSPGGTLVQWAVFGIDPAAEGILDGKAPAGAVCGKNDYGRIDYAGPCPPVGRYHRFIFTLLAIKEPSGLGEGASPRDDVPYALSGKVLGQAQLMGKYARKR
- a CDS encoding protoglobin domain-containing protein → MAQAFRTRMTPEVPPAPTGFAALIPAAPLVTPGFHPLADFANFGPGEATMLAEVGSDLEVFTESIAEAIARYVRRQFPKMGIEGLSVDLDAIEEWLTHSSTGPFDESFADSLRGLTHVGGGTTLPGLSAAIPPQMLVGMIAWLEGQILTYLGDVSDTVTLSGVGGIWMDQLMLQLGIMLEPVLDDHPAGPKDYTLEHQAALHPFAELAGFGMAEGRILGETGALLAPAASGVISLAYSYLLSRPESAGFFSESDHLAQRKQTLKAWWIRTSADPYQSKGEFGDYLRKVANAHVTGGGTHPTVEIPPQLTIALMGWVEMRVMTALNTIALSPEGAATFGELGDPGALAGVGKAWMQMLTLQLGVLIDPYLTA
- a CDS encoding CAP domain-containing protein, with the protein product MNAKRLAPMVMVLGGIGWVLGHAVLPAVAQAAPAPPASCFVAAINSARAEAGLPGLATDPGVGATAAAHSTEMAAAGDIFHNPDLAHAMPRGWAEAGENVGMGPSCATVATALFRSPEHRANILDSTFSVVGVGVAEGRDGTVYVTEDFLGGPTPAS